CTAGTGAATCAAGTGATGGAATGAGTTATTATTACGAAACAAAAGGTGTTAAAACTGATTTTAACCGCCTGGAAAGATTTCAAAAGTTTATTGAGAAGATCAAATAAGAAAAAGTATGAAATAAAAGGTCATTTCGCAAGAGGTGACCTTTTTATTAACTCGCTAACATTACCCGATTTTTACCTTTCTTTTTACCTTCATATAGAGCAGCATCAGCTTTGGATATACATTCGTTAATATCCAGCATATTATTATTATATTCACAAACACCGAATGTTATTGTTACGGGAATGGTCTTGCCTTTATATTCGATTTTTGTTTTGGCAATTTGTTTCCTGACTTTGTTGGAAGCTATTTTTCCACCATTCAAGTCCGTATCAGGTAAATATAAGAGAAATTCTTCTCCTCCCCAACGGGAAACAATATCCTGCTTGCGGAGAGTTTTTTTCATCAAATTGGAAACGGTTTTTAAAACAAGGTCACCCGCTTCATGTCCATAGGTGTCGTTGATAGATTTAAAATCATCGATGTCACCCATAACCAGGACAAATGATTCTTTATTTCTTTCAAATCTTTTCTGTTCATAGTTGAGTTTTTCGTTCATATCCCGACGATTGGAAAGGTTTGTCAGCGGATCCATTCGTGCCAGTTGAGTTAATCGTTCTTTTGCTTGCAGAAGTTCAACATTCTTCTCTTTCATATTGTCATTTAACTGGGCTAATTGTTTGATAATCTTCTTTTTCAGCAGATAACGATTGTATAACAAAAATGCTATCAGAATAATGAATAAGGCAAAAGCAATAGTCATCCTTATAATATCTCTTTGTCGAGTAATCTTCAATTCCCAGAGTTCCTGTTCTTTGGTCAGGTTTATAATTTCAGCATCCTTTAGAGCAGTAGATTCTTCCAGTATTTTCTTTTCGGTTTCCAGGTTAAGAGCTTTATCTTGAAGAATTTCTTTATCTTTTTTTAAGAGATCTATTTTTTCTTCTTTTTCCTTTAAATTATAGATTTCCTGTACTTCTGCTATTTTTTTACTACTTTCTTCGGAAAATATTTTCTCGGTCATTTCAGCATGAAGTTGTTTATATTTCAGAGCTTTTTGAAAATCCTTTTTTTTGTTATATAAGATTGAAAAAGTATTATAATAGTCTTTCATAAGATCATAAGCAGAGATATCATTTGAAATTTTTAATCCTTCTTCAAGTTTAATAATTGCGTTGTCGTAATCTTTCTGTAAAATATAGATTTCACTTATATTGTGCAAAGTATTCGCAATTCCATAAGAGTTATTGATCTCTTTACTGATTTCCAA
This Candidatus Cloacimonadota bacterium DNA region includes the following protein-coding sequences:
- a CDS encoding tetratricopeptide repeat protein gives rise to the protein MKKTFFLIFILMFNFLITEKNIEELESALTTATGSDRIEIFNELSLLYKQIDPQKSLEYAQSALKSASEQNDQKQKAQALNNIGTAFITLHNVDSALNNFQKALNISLELDDKKNAATTLNNIGIIYLKHLHKYQKALDSFNQSLQLREEVGNNIEIANSLMNIGVAYKYLNKYENALQYHLRALKLKEENGDNDESLAMSLNYVGISYYDLSKYDKAIEYLIRSLNLIEKTDNEILAAQTMNNIGLLYKKLNKFEKALEFYESSLEIKNRLDDQEGIANSLNNIGIIHRNLKNYYKALDYYQQALEIITELGNKQNLANALNNIAVIYLQLDGYGKALEYYRRSLEISKEINNSYGIANTLHNISEIYILQKDYDNAIIKLEEGLKISNDISAYDLMKDYYNTFSILYNKKKDFQKALKYKQLHAEMTEKIFSEESSKKIAEVQEIYNLKEKEEKIDLLKKDKEILQDKALNLETEKKILEESTALKDAEIINLTKEQELWELKITRQRDIIRMTIAFALFIILIAFLLYNRYLLKKKIIKQLAQLNDNMKEKNVELLQAKERLTQLARMDPLTNLSNRRDMNEKLNYEQKRFERNKESFVLVMGDIDDFKSINDTYGHEAGDLVLKTVSNLMKKTLRKQDIVSRWGGEEFLLYLPDTDLNGGKIASNKVRKQIAKTKIEYKGKTIPVTITFGVCEYNNNMLDINECISKADAALYEGKKKGKNRVMLAS